The proteins below come from a single Tenuifilum thalassicum genomic window:
- a CDS encoding amidohydrolase family protein, with protein sequence MKRFAANYIFPVTSAPIKNGVIEVDENGQITNIFEQGGNFQEIHSTQFFNGVIVPGFVNTHCHLELSHLKGMKPDKPGIAGFIEAVTNQRKVSDEFIHKCIEDSLKEAYQAGTSAIGDICNTTDTLPHKLESKIEFFNFVELFGIDPAVAQNTFENGIRVLNQFKKHFPKQSSLTPHSTYSLSKPLWNHIHNHLKSEEIKRASIHYGESKAEYEFLESGSGPLYNRYKGSKINFEVPNNLTPAQIVINNIPPHVKLLLIHNTFSQADEIKLLSEQYSNLTLVTCPESNQIIEKTLPKLSKFKDLKVNIAIGTDSLASATSLSMLNQINIILDNFNDIDFETALSWATINGAKALGFNSKLGSIEKGKSPGLVLITNFDFKNMKPTKDSIAQRLI encoded by the coding sequence ATGAAGCGCTTTGCCGCAAACTATATATTTCCTGTCACTTCCGCTCCAATTAAAAATGGTGTTATTGAGGTTGATGAAAATGGCCAAATAACAAACATCTTTGAACAGGGTGGTAACTTTCAGGAAATTCATTCCACACAGTTCTTTAATGGAGTGATTGTACCAGGCTTTGTCAATACACATTGCCATCTTGAGCTGTCGCACCTTAAGGGAATGAAACCCGATAAACCAGGCATAGCGGGTTTTATTGAAGCCGTTACTAATCAACGTAAGGTTTCGGATGAGTTCATCCATAAATGTATTGAAGACTCTCTTAAGGAAGCATATCAAGCGGGAACATCTGCAATTGGAGATATTTGTAATACAACCGATACGCTTCCGCATAAGTTGGAATCTAAAATTGAGTTTTTCAATTTCGTTGAACTTTTTGGAATTGACCCTGCAGTAGCACAAAATACTTTTGAAAATGGCATAAGGGTGCTCAATCAATTCAAAAAACACTTCCCAAAGCAAAGTAGCTTAACCCCACATTCTACCTATTCACTTTCGAAACCACTTTGGAATCACATCCATAATCATTTAAAATCAGAGGAAATAAAAAGGGCAAGTATTCATTATGGCGAAAGTAAGGCAGAATACGAATTCTTAGAAAGTGGCAGCGGGCCACTTTATAATAGATACAAGGGTTCTAAAATTAATTTTGAGGTTCCAAACAATCTAACTCCAGCTCAAATTGTAATTAATAACATTCCTCCACACGTTAAACTTCTTCTTATTCACAACACATTTTCTCAAGCTGATGAAATTAAGCTGTTATCGGAACAGTACAGTAACCTTACATTAGTTACTTGTCCAGAGTCAAACCAGATAATAGAGAAAACACTACCAAAACTTAGCAAGTTTAAAGATTTAAAGGTAAATATCGCAATAGGAACAGATAGCCTTGCATCAGCAACATCGCTCTCCATGTTAAACCAAATCAATATCATTTTAGATAATTTTAACGACATTGATTTCGAAACAGCTCTCTCCTGGGCTACTATTAATGGTGCTAAAGCCCTTGGGTTTAACTCTAAACTTGGTAGCATTGAGAAAGGGAAAAGTCCAGGGTTGGTACTAATTACCAATTTCGATTTTAAAAATATGAAGCCGACAAAGGATAGTATTGCACAAAGATTAATTTAA
- a CDS encoding DUF4296 domain-containing protein → MMKFSKYIVLTILVFVSVTCKKEKSIIPEKEMVTILTKIYLTDGIISVPSKSSLYRIDTIGYYEPILEKYGYTAEQFDSSIIFYSKKTEVLDRIYDNVIMQLTIQKDKLLQAKDTLNHETETLVNSSANLWPLKTSWNMAIDYSNNPSLGFDIPTPSLGIYTISFDAQIFPDDEAIDARHYIFFYYNNNTPTGVRENPKTFVYKKDGKKHHFTYQFVLKNKQVTHLKGWLYDTGNGNSSFKRSAKFENIMVTYTPTKEKIKETPLPLNKGKLKPLKKLKKVDER, encoded by the coding sequence ATGATGAAATTTTCAAAATATATTGTCCTAACAATCCTTGTCTTTGTATCGGTCACTTGTAAAAAAGAAAAAAGCATTATTCCAGAAAAGGAAATGGTTACCATTTTAACCAAAATCTATCTAACAGATGGGATAATCAGTGTTCCTTCAAAAAGTTCTTTGTACAGAATCGATACAATTGGCTATTACGAACCCATCCTAGAGAAATATGGCTACACTGCTGAACAATTTGATAGCTCAATAATTTTTTACTCTAAAAAAACAGAAGTACTAGATAGAATATATGATAATGTGATAATGCAGCTAACAATTCAAAAGGATAAATTATTACAAGCAAAGGATACATTAAACCACGAAACCGAAACTTTAGTTAATAGTTCTGCTAACCTATGGCCTTTAAAAACCTCATGGAATATGGCGATTGATTATTCAAATAATCCTTCGCTAGGCTTTGATATCCCAACACCTAGTCTTGGTATATATACCATATCGTTTGATGCACAAATATTCCCCGACGATGAGGCCATTGATGCTAGGCATTATATTTTCTTCTATTACAACAACAATACCCCAACCGGTGTTAGAGAAAACCCAAAGACCTTTGTATATAAAAAAGACGGCAAGAAGCACCACTTTACCTACCAGTTTGTATTAAAAAACAAACAGGTAACTCACCTTAAAGGTTGGCTTTACGATACTGGTAACGGAAACAGTTCCTTTAAAAGAAGTGCTAAGTTTGAAAACATCATGGTAACTTACACGCCAACTAAGGAAAAAATTAAAGAAACCCCCTTGCCTCTTAATAAAGGCAAGTTAAAACCACTTAAAAAGTTAAAAAAAGTTGATGAACGATGA
- a CDS encoding DUF362 domain-containing protein encodes MAYKISDDCTACGTCIDECPVEAISEGDIYKIDPEICTDCGSCADVCPVEAIHPE; translated from the coding sequence ATGGCATACAAGATTTCTGACGATTGCACCGCTTGCGGAACATGTATTGATGAGTGCCCAGTAGAAGCAATTTCTGAAGGCGATATCTACAAAATTGACCCTGAAATCTGCACCGATTGTGGTTCTTGTGCAGATGTTTGCCCTGTTGAGGCTATTCATCCAGAATAG
- a CDS encoding radical SAM protein, with protein sequence MATFLFDKIIFGPVKSRRLGVSLGINLLPTNKKICSFDCIYCECGWTDSMDTDQYPSFELFSSKLEEKLREMRAIGELPDVITFAGNGEPTLHPNFPEIVDKTIELRNTYCPEAKIAVLSNSSLIHRREIFESLLKVDQNILKLDSAIESTIEVLNQPLYRFNLQELISNLKRFRGNLILQTLFIKGKYKGQEIDNTTDTEIKAWLEVVKQINPKEVMVYTIARDTPLTGLQKVSKPRLDEIANLVKSLGIPVQVSY encoded by the coding sequence ATGGCCACTTTTCTATTTGATAAAATAATATTTGGACCTGTAAAGAGCAGGCGATTAGGAGTTTCGTTAGGAATAAATCTCCTTCCTACAAATAAGAAGATTTGCTCATTTGATTGCATTTACTGTGAATGCGGTTGGACCGACTCCATGGATACCGACCAATACCCATCATTTGAGTTGTTCTCAAGCAAACTAGAGGAAAAGTTAAGAGAGATGCGAGCTATAGGTGAGTTGCCCGATGTTATTACATTTGCTGGGAATGGAGAACCAACATTACACCCTAACTTTCCTGAAATTGTCGACAAAACCATAGAGCTAAGAAACACCTATTGCCCTGAAGCTAAAATTGCAGTTTTATCAAACTCTTCGCTAATCCATAGAAGGGAGATTTTCGAATCGCTTCTTAAAGTCGACCAGAACATTCTAAAACTAGATTCTGCAATTGAGTCAACAATTGAAGTTTTAAACCAACCCCTTTACAGATTCAACCTACAAGAACTCATTAGCAACCTAAAACGATTTAGAGGAAATTTAATTCTACAAACTCTTTTCATCAAAGGAAAATACAAGGGACAAGAAATTGACAACACAACAGATACCGAAATAAAAGCCTGGCTAGAGGTAGTCAAGCAGATAAATCCCAAGGAGGTTATGGTTTATACCATTGCCCGCGATACACCGCTCACCGGTTTACAAAAGGTAAGCAAACCCCGTCTCGACGAAATAGCCAATTTGGTAAAATCGCTTGGAATCCCTGTTCAGGTATCGTACTAA
- a CDS encoding PorP/SprF family type IX secretion system membrane protein: MKTLSTAILQKFTIVGIILCLLTPSTTVAQEIPQYTQFMFNPYLFNPAIAGTLNHYQVRANNRNQWVGINDAPFSVSASIYGPFTKYDMGWGAYITNDVTGPTAKTNFMGTYAYNMMLTDDIRVSGGISFGMMLYRLDGTKLKLGEEADPVYDPAIINSTKTLVTPDASIGFYLYSTSFNVGLSAHQLFGQRLKFYPKPIEPNRLKQHIMLSGGYWLSLNRNMEIETSLLLKYMFGNPMQVEVNGKFTYLQKDYNVWSGLSVRYKDAIAIMVGFTWQKKYMIGYSFDWSLLGIRKYNSGSHEVMFGYNFDKLK; this comes from the coding sequence ATGAAAACGTTAAGTACAGCAATTCTTCAAAAATTCACAATAGTCGGCATAATCTTATGCCTTCTTACACCCAGCACTACAGTTGCTCAAGAGATTCCCCAATACACCCAGTTTATGTTTAACCCATATCTATTTAATCCAGCTATTGCTGGAACTCTGAATCATTACCAAGTACGTGCAAATAATAGAAACCAATGGGTAGGCATTAACGACGCCCCATTTTCTGTTAGCGCTAGCATTTATGGTCCATTTACCAAATACGACATGGGTTGGGGGGCATACATTACAAACGATGTAACGGGACCTACAGCTAAAACCAACTTTATGGGTACCTATGCCTACAATATGATGCTAACCGACGACATCAGAGTTTCTGGAGGTATCTCCTTTGGTATGATGCTATACAGGTTAGATGGAACCAAGTTAAAACTTGGTGAAGAAGCTGACCCTGTATACGACCCTGCCATTATTAACTCTACTAAAACATTAGTAACGCCTGATGCGTCTATTGGATTCTATCTCTACAGCACCAGCTTTAATGTTGGGCTTTCTGCGCATCAGCTTTTTGGACAGCGTTTAAAATTTTATCCTAAACCCATTGAGCCAAATCGTCTAAAACAACATATTATGCTTAGTGGTGGCTACTGGCTCTCCCTGAATAGAAATATGGAAATTGAGACTTCGCTTCTTTTAAAGTACATGTTTGGAAATCCTATGCAGGTTGAGGTTAATGGTAAATTCACATACCTTCAAAAAGATTATAATGTTTGGAGTGGCCTATCGGTTCGATACAAGGATGCCATTGCTATCATGGTGGGTTTTACCTGGCAAAAGAAATACATGATTGGTTACTCATTTGACTGGAGTTTACTTGGCATTAGAAAATACAACTCTGGTTCTCACGAAGTTATGTTTGGTTACAATTTCGATAAACTTAAATAG
- a CDS encoding glycosyltransferase yields the protein MSETKKKTILFSPLGWGLGHASRIIPLISKEIEQGNNVIVAADKSSIALVKSTFPNITTIPFKSINVRFCKNNNQLLPLFWFALRIPFVRIREHRKLQQIIKKYKVDMVISDNRYGLYSKRAFCVIITHQLRIIPPKPFGFTSKLIEILLKRWLKRFNEVWIPDYPQENSIAGELSRSNGLPNIKYIGLLSRFELITPNTSDRYWELVGIVSGPEAHRTIFEEKLTQLGQKFKLKTLILKGIPNQGNEIIQESEYVWKSGHLPDIEFYSAIKNARYIVARSGYSTIMDLLTIGKSGLLVPTPGQTEQEYLAKHLAEKGFFRSVKQDSILNITLAEL from the coding sequence ATGAGCGAAACAAAAAAGAAAACAATCCTGTTTAGCCCGCTTGGCTGGGGACTTGGCCACGCCAGCAGAATTATACCGCTCATTTCCAAAGAAATAGAGCAAGGGAATAACGTTATTGTTGCCGCTGATAAAAGCAGCATCGCCCTAGTAAAATCAACATTCCCAAACATTACAACCATTCCGTTTAAATCGATAAACGTTCGATTTTGTAAAAATAATAACCAACTATTGCCCCTATTTTGGTTTGCTCTTAGGATACCATTTGTTCGGATTAGGGAACATCGAAAACTTCAGCAGATAATAAAGAAATACAAGGTGGACATGGTGATTTCGGACAATCGCTATGGACTGTATTCAAAAAGAGCTTTTTGTGTTATTATTACCCATCAACTCAGGATAATTCCTCCCAAACCATTTGGTTTTACCAGCAAGCTAATCGAAATTTTATTAAAGAGATGGCTGAAAAGATTCAACGAGGTTTGGATTCCCGATTACCCCCAAGAAAATTCCATTGCCGGAGAACTTTCCAGAAGTAACGGTTTACCCAACATAAAGTATATTGGCTTGCTATCCCGATTTGAACTAATTACTCCTAACACATCTGATAGATACTGGGAGCTGGTTGGTATTGTTTCGGGCCCAGAAGCCCACCGAACCATTTTTGAGGAAAAGCTAACCCAGCTTGGACAGAAGTTTAAGCTCAAAACACTAATCCTTAAAGGCATTCCAAACCAAGGCAACGAAATAATCCAAGAATCGGAATATGTTTGGAAATCGGGACACCTTCCGGATATTGAATTTTACAGCGCTATTAAAAACGCAAGGTACATAGTTGCCCGTTCGGGTTACAGTACCATAATGGATTTGCTCACTATAGGAAAATCAGGGCTGCTGGTTCCCACTCCCGGCCAAACAGAACAGGAATACTTAGCAAAACATCTGGCTGAAAAAGGGTTTTTTAGAAGTGTAAAACAAGATAGTATTTTGAATATCACGCTAGCAGAACTATAA
- a CDS encoding PorP/SprF family type IX secretion system membrane protein, with translation MKKVSIIVAIGVAVLWTASLKAQQEPIFTHYLHNPVSINPAIAGTVRNLNMSLLSRLQWVGLEGAPTTLSYSAHMPWPDKKIGVGLNLMSDNTWPLSNTHFSGSYAYRLRVTDDITLSLGIKGGFTYYHASVTNLNVVNPDDPAFTQNEKRFYPNIGIGAYIYSYQFYAGLSLPRMLQTSFDRKFDKTLKSPLYIIGGYNYELNSDWVLMPSMLAGAMIGVPMTVDLTAQAMYKRRFYFGMHYRFGDAMGIFFDMKLDNDISFGYAFDFSLNKLSRINTGTHELMLSYSFAPKWKF, from the coding sequence ATGAAAAAAGTTTCAATAATAGTTGCAATAGGAGTTGCTGTCCTCTGGACAGCATCTCTTAAAGCGCAACAGGAACCAATTTTTACCCACTATTTGCATAATCCTGTTTCGATAAATCCAGCAATTGCTGGAACTGTTCGAAATTTAAATATGAGCTTGCTATCGCGTTTGCAATGGGTGGGATTAGAGGGTGCTCCTACCACATTAAGCTATTCCGCTCATATGCCCTGGCCCGACAAGAAAATTGGTGTTGGCTTAAATCTTATGAGCGATAATACCTGGCCTTTGTCAAACACTCATTTTTCGGGTTCTTATGCCTATCGCCTTAGAGTAACCGATGATATCACGCTATCGCTTGGTATTAAAGGGGGCTTTACTTATTACCACGCCTCTGTTACAAATCTTAACGTTGTAAACCCCGATGACCCAGCTTTTACTCAAAACGAAAAAAGATTCTACCCTAACATTGGAATAGGTGCTTATATTTATTCTTACCAGTTCTATGCTGGTCTTTCGCTCCCTAGAATGCTTCAAACAAGCTTCGACAGAAAGTTTGACAAAACACTTAAAAGTCCTCTCTACATTATTGGCGGGTATAACTACGAACTCAACTCCGATTGGGTGTTAATGCCATCAATGTTAGCGGGTGCAATGATTGGGGTTCCTATGACAGTTGACTTAACTGCTCAAGCAATGTACAAAAGGCGTTTTTATTTTGGTATGCATTACAGGTTTGGCGATGCAATGGGTATATTTTTTGACATGAAACTAGATAATGATATTTCCTTTGGGTATGCATTCGATTTCTCTCTTAACAAGTTGTCGAGAATCAATACTGGTACCCATGAGCTAATGCTATCATATTCTTTTGCGCCTAAGTGGAAGTTTTAA